Genomic window (Pseudomonas hydrolytica):
CTGGTGATCTGTGCCATCGACTGGCAGGTCGACGCGCCGCTGGGCAATGTGGCCTATCTGGCTGGCAAGAAGCTGCCACGCGCATTCAAGCCCGAGCAACAACCCGTGTCACTGTTCGGGTATGAGATCGCCGGGGCGCATAACGTGATCTGTCGCGATCCGAAGGCCGGCAAGAGCATGGTGCAATGGATCGATCTTTATGCCGAGCAGATACTGGGGCTCGACCTGACTCAGCCCATTGCAGGCCTGCAGGCGATGCCTGTTCCGCCGGCGGATGCGGAGCGGCGCGTCGCGATTTTTCCAACGACGCCCCATGCCAGCAAGAACTTTTCATGCTCTGGGTTTCGCCGTCTGGCACGTTCTCTGGCTGCCAGAGGGTGGCTGGTCGAGTTCGTTGTAATCCCCGCCGAGCAGCAGAGGTTGAGTGCTGAATACGCAGACTACAGGGTGCATGCCTTCGCGGATCTGAAAGGGCTCGTCGACTTTCTGCGTACATGCTCCGTTGTCATCAGCAACGACTCTGGAGGCGGGCATCTCGGTTCGCTCATGGGGCTGCGTACGTTCACCATTACCCGCCGTCGTACCGATTTCACCTGGCGTCCGGGTTTCAATGAGCTCAATTACGTGATCAATCCGGTGCTGAGCTTCAAGTGGCTGGGCAATACGGTCTGGCGCCCTTTCATTCCGCTGCGCCGGATCGTGCAGGCCTTGCCGAACTGGAAGGGACGGCAGGCATGACGACTTGGAAGCATGACCTGCAACATCCGCAATTGCTTGAGGCTTTCGGTACGCTCGAGGCCGTATTCGCCCTCAAGGGAGAGCGCCTCACTTCCGATCCCCTGTCCGAGGTGATCCGCGTCGAGCTCGACGGCGTGCGCTATTACGTCAAGCGCTACTGGGGCGCCGGCAAGGGGCTGCGCCGCTATCTGGGGCGGCCGCGGGTCAAGGCCGAATGGCAGAATCTCAAGCTCTTCGCCAAGTGGGGCATTCCCACCGCGCCGATCATCGCGCATGGGCTGGAGCGCCGCGCCGGCGCGTTCGTGCGCGGTGCGCTGGTGACTCGCGAGCTGGAAAACACCCGCGACATGGCCGAGATGGCCAGTCAGGGCGATCCGCGGCTGCATGATTCGCACTGGGTGGCAGCGGTCAGTCGGCAACTGGCGAACCATACCCGGACGCTGCACGACCATAGCTTCACCCACAACGATCTCAAGTGGCGCAACCTGCTGGTCAATGACAAGGCCGAGCTGTTCTTCATCGATTGCCCCACCGGCAGCTTCTGGTGGGGCCCCTTGCTGCGTTACCGCATCGTCAAGGACCTGGCCTGCCTGGACAAGGTCGCCAAATACCATCTGTCGCGCACGCAACGCCTGCGCTTCTACCTGCAATATCGCCAGCGCAGTCGGCTGAGTCGTGGTGACAAGCAGCGTGTGCTGCAGATTCTCAGGTTCTTCGAGGGACGCGAATGAGTGATTTCATCGCCGCGCAGGATCGCGCGCTGCTCGAGCGTCACGGCCTTTCCAGTTTCGAGGCGCTGTGGGCGCTGCAACTGGAGGCCGTGGATGAGCCCAACACCGAGCGCGGTGGCTGGAGCACGGTGTATCGCCTTGAGCTGGACGACCGCGCCTTCTACCTCAAGCGGCAGAGCAATCACCTGACTTACAGCCTGCTGCGCCCGTTCGGTGAGCCAACCTTCGCTCGCGAGTTTCGCAACATTCGCCGTTATGCCGAATTGGACATTCCGGCCTTGCAGG
Coding sequences:
- a CDS encoding lipopolysaccharide kinase InaA family protein, translated to MTTWKHDLQHPQLLEAFGTLEAVFALKGERLTSDPLSEVIRVELDGVRYYVKRYWGAGKGLRRYLGRPRVKAEWQNLKLFAKWGIPTAPIIAHGLERRAGAFVRGALVTRELENTRDMAEMASQGDPRLHDSHWVAAVSRQLANHTRTLHDHSFTHNDLKWRNLLVNDKAELFFIDCPTGSFWWGPLLRYRIVKDLACLDKVAKYHLSRTQRLRFYLQYRQRSRLSRGDKQRVLQILRFFEGRE
- a CDS encoding glycosyltransferase family 9 protein — its product is MSESKTLIGPGVSVALVPCPALGDTTLFLRLAWRLQAAGAKVSLASASLASIHEYLPGLEIIGGKPDVVGLAERNDLVICAIDWQVDAPLGNVAYLAGKKLPRAFKPEQQPVSLFGYEIAGAHNVICRDPKAGKSMVQWIDLYAEQILGLDLTQPIAGLQAMPVPPADAERRVAIFPTTPHASKNFSCSGFRRLARSLAARGWLVEFVVIPAEQQRLSAEYADYRVHAFADLKGLVDFLRTCSVVISNDSGGGHLGSLMGLRTFTITRRRTDFTWRPGFNELNYVINPVLSFKWLGNTVWRPFIPLRRIVQALPNWKGRQA